The following proteins come from a genomic window of Tepidiforma thermophila:
- a CDS encoding ATP-dependent helicase, whose product MSAPTGTADILAGLNDAQRAAVTHGDGALLILAGPGSGKTRVITHRIGWLTRERRIPPWHILAVTFTNKAAREMRERAARLIGEDAEAVHMGTFHAMCARWLRVDGEAIGVPREFAIYDDSDQLGVVKQVLEELRIDPRQFAPRWVLSRISAAKSEMLTPEALLARVRTYQEEVTARVYERYEAALRRAGALDFDDLLLRAVDLLRVPAMREKWAGRYRHVLVDEFQDTNPAQYVLARELASVHRNITVVGDPDQGIYSWRSADIRNVEHFRRDFPEATVVLLEQNYRSTAPILRAAEAVIARNPGRHPRRLWTERTGGEPIVTYEAYNDEEEGEFVAREVGRLVAAGRSYRDIAVLYRTNAQSRPFEEALVRHRIPYRLVGGVRFYERREIRDLLAYFRVIHNPADEASLGRIINVPGRGIGERTVDRLRELAAAQGTSLWEACRPAAEGRAEGIGGRAAAALRGFVATMEELREHRNEPLGRLFERLLNAVGYVRYLQEGDNAEERLENVLELQALLAEYEEAAGEGNDLATFLQDVALVTDQDMLDGRGQGVTLITLHAAKGLEFPVVFLVGMEEGLLPHIRSFEDPQQMAEERRLCYVGMTRAMDVLYVTRAYRRMTFGATAANPPSRFLADIPAEVRRPYGTGTREYAEAAASPAPADDLEPAETPVFAIGTRVVHPKFGEGVVADARVNGGDTEYVVEFDTAGTRRLLQSYAKLRAL is encoded by the coding sequence GTGAGTGCACCGACCGGGACGGCCGATATCCTCGCGGGGCTGAACGACGCGCAGCGGGCGGCTGTGACGCACGGTGACGGTGCACTGCTGATCCTGGCCGGCCCCGGGAGCGGCAAGACACGGGTCATCACCCACCGAATCGGGTGGCTAACCAGGGAGCGGAGGATTCCGCCGTGGCACATCCTGGCGGTCACCTTTACGAACAAGGCCGCCCGGGAAATGCGCGAGCGGGCCGCGCGGCTGATTGGAGAGGACGCGGAGGCGGTCCACATGGGCACGTTCCACGCGATGTGCGCGCGGTGGCTGCGGGTCGATGGTGAGGCAATCGGGGTACCGCGCGAGTTTGCCATTTACGACGATTCGGACCAGCTCGGGGTGGTGAAGCAGGTGCTTGAGGAGCTGCGCATCGACCCCCGGCAATTCGCGCCCCGCTGGGTCCTCTCGCGGATATCTGCGGCGAAGAGCGAGATGTTGACGCCGGAGGCGCTGCTCGCGCGCGTTCGGACGTACCAGGAGGAAGTGACGGCGCGCGTCTACGAGCGCTATGAGGCTGCGCTGCGGCGGGCCGGGGCGCTGGACTTTGACGACCTGCTGCTGCGAGCTGTGGACCTTCTCCGGGTGCCGGCAATGCGGGAGAAGTGGGCGGGGCGGTACCGGCACGTGCTGGTCGACGAGTTCCAGGACACCAACCCGGCGCAGTATGTGCTGGCGCGCGAGCTGGCGTCGGTGCACCGGAACATTACGGTGGTGGGCGACCCCGACCAGGGGATCTACTCCTGGCGAAGCGCGGATATCCGGAACGTCGAGCACTTCCGCCGCGACTTCCCCGAGGCCACGGTGGTTCTCCTTGAGCAGAACTACCGGTCGACAGCGCCCATTCTCCGCGCCGCGGAAGCCGTCATTGCGCGCAATCCCGGCCGGCATCCCCGGCGGCTCTGGACCGAGCGGACCGGCGGCGAGCCGATCGTGACCTACGAGGCGTACAACGACGAAGAGGAGGGCGAGTTCGTCGCGCGGGAGGTCGGCAGGCTCGTCGCGGCCGGGCGGAGCTACCGGGACATTGCAGTGCTCTACCGGACGAACGCCCAGTCCCGACCGTTCGAGGAGGCCCTCGTGCGGCACCGGATTCCGTATCGGCTGGTGGGCGGTGTGCGGTTCTACGAGCGGCGGGAGATTCGCGACCTGCTCGCGTACTTCCGGGTCATTCACAACCCCGCAGATGAGGCGAGCCTGGGCCGAATCATCAACGTGCCCGGCCGCGGCATCGGCGAGCGCACGGTGGATCGGCTCCGCGAGCTGGCTGCGGCGCAGGGCACGAGCCTTTGGGAAGCGTGCCGCCCGGCAGCCGAGGGCCGGGCCGAGGGTATCGGGGGCCGCGCCGCGGCGGCCCTGCGCGGGTTCGTCGCCACCATGGAGGAGCTCAGGGAGCACCGGAACGAGCCGCTGGGTCGGCTGTTCGAGCGGCTGCTCAACGCCGTGGGGTACGTGCGCTACCTCCAGGAAGGCGATAATGCGGAAGAGCGGCTGGAGAATGTGCTCGAGCTGCAGGCCCTGCTGGCGGAGTATGAGGAAGCGGCCGGCGAGGGGAACGACCTTGCGACCTTCCTGCAGGACGTGGCGCTGGTGACCGACCAGGACATGCTCGACGGGCGCGGCCAGGGCGTGACGCTGATCACGCTGCATGCGGCGAAGGGGCTCGAATTCCCGGTGGTCTTTCTTGTCGGTATGGAGGAGGGCCTGTTGCCGCACATCCGTTCCTTCGAGGACCCGCAGCAGATGGCCGAGGAGCGGCGCCTCTGTTATGTAGGGATGACCCGCGCAATGGACGTGCTATATGTGACGCGGGCTTACCGCCGGATGACGTTCGGGGCGACCGCGGCGAATCCTCCGTCGCGCTTCCTTGCGGATATCCCGGCTGAGGTGCGGAGGCCGTACGGAACCGGCACGCGGGAATACGCCGAGGCGGCTGCATCGCCCGCCCCGGCCGACGACCTCGAGCCCGCGGAGACGCCGGTGTTCGCGATCGGAACCCGAGTGGTGCATCCGAAGTTCGGCGAGGGCGTGGTGGCCGATGCGCGGGTAAACGGCGGCGATACCGAGTATGTGGTTGAGTTTGATACCGCCGGGACGCGGCGGCTGCTGCAAAGCTACGCAAAGCTGAGGGCATTGTGA
- a CDS encoding zinc ribbon domain-containing protein has translation MPEPELNMFDSWPGGSWEATVRYVLALLVIYLAAIWVALVFWTYRDIRQRTRDPVLQTVAVLLVLLFFLPGHWVYLIVRPRYTLAELYERSLEEEALLQELEDQKACPTCKRRVQDDFLVCPSCRTQLKEPCRQCGRPLSYAWVACPYCGLEKPPREGFGARPVRPPQPRQYSGQAAPAPRAPAPRGPAPQPARPAAPPPAPAPQPRPNRDPFGARGTAAPQPGQAPDDGPVIGG, from the coding sequence GTGCCCGAGCCGGAGCTGAACATGTTCGATTCGTGGCCCGGGGGCTCCTGGGAAGCTACCGTCCGCTACGTGCTGGCCCTGCTGGTCATTTACCTCGCAGCCATCTGGGTCGCACTCGTCTTCTGGACCTACCGCGACATCCGCCAGCGCACCCGCGACCCCGTCCTCCAGACCGTCGCAGTGCTCCTCGTCCTCCTCTTCTTCCTCCCGGGCCACTGGGTCTACCTGATCGTCAGGCCCCGCTACACCCTCGCGGAGCTGTACGAACGCTCCCTCGAAGAGGAAGCGCTCCTCCAGGAACTCGAGGACCAAAAAGCCTGCCCCACCTGCAAGCGCCGCGTCCAGGACGACTTCCTCGTCTGTCCGTCCTGCCGAACGCAGCTGAAAGAGCCGTGCCGCCAGTGCGGCAGGCCGCTGAGCTACGCGTGGGTCGCCTGTCCCTACTGCGGCCTCGAAAAGCCCCCGCGCGAGGGCTTCGGCGCGCGCCCCGTGCGCCCGCCGCAGCCGCGCCAGTACAGCGGCCAGGCCGCGCCTGCTCCCCGCGCTCCCGCGCCGCGCGGTCCTGCGCCCCAGCCGGCCCGCCCGGCCGCTCCTCCACCGGCTCCTGCGCCGCAGCCGCGGCCGAACCGCGACCCCTTCGGGGCCCGCGGAACCGCAGCGCCGCAGCCGGGCCAGGCCCCCGATGACGGTCCAGTCATCGGCGGTTAG
- a CDS encoding DRTGG domain-containing protein has translation MTIIAVTAAQPGAGKTGVAAAIARALAYSGRPTRLVRLAEPGSRAAEDARWYSGLEFAPGSPAEPLADVPEVAAGETLVVECGAGAAPAGAVVVAVTRGAGAAAPPANAAAVVQLAVPGVRGVQAQSGRPLHIQVGEDRTLAGFALDEALRWLHAEVLLPGELPEDTTSDHLVIAPIGSDAGQPYFLRFPSMTVVARFDRTDMHLAALRASPNALILTGGRNPSGYTLDAASASGVPIVLSRTDTENTVIALERVFEGTRFRGERKLDRMSELLAGTGLFEALLQPIPATA, from the coding sequence GTGACAATCATCGCTGTGACTGCTGCCCAGCCCGGTGCGGGAAAGACCGGCGTTGCTGCCGCAATCGCCCGCGCGCTCGCCTACAGCGGAAGGCCGACCCGGCTTGTCCGGCTGGCGGAGCCTGGCAGCCGCGCGGCCGAGGATGCGCGGTGGTACAGCGGGCTGGAGTTCGCGCCGGGCAGCCCTGCTGAGCCGCTTGCCGACGTTCCGGAGGTCGCCGCTGGCGAAACGCTGGTCGTCGAGTGCGGGGCCGGCGCGGCCCCGGCCGGGGCAGTCGTGGTCGCTGTGACCCGCGGCGCGGGGGCCGCTGCTCCGCCGGCGAATGCCGCGGCGGTCGTTCAGCTCGCCGTGCCAGGTGTGCGCGGCGTCCAGGCCCAAAGCGGCCGGCCACTGCACATCCAGGTAGGCGAAGACCGCACGCTGGCGGGATTTGCGCTCGACGAAGCGCTCCGGTGGCTCCACGCGGAGGTGCTCCTGCCGGGTGAGCTGCCCGAGGACACAACCTCAGACCACCTGGTCATCGCGCCGATCGGCTCGGACGCTGGGCAGCCGTACTTTCTCCGGTTCCCTTCGATGACGGTTGTAGCGCGGTTCGACAGGACGGATATGCACCTGGCGGCGCTGCGGGCTTCGCCCAATGCACTGATCCTCACGGGAGGCCGAAACCCAAGCGGCTACACGCTCGACGCAGCGAGTGCCAGCGGCGTACCGATCGTACTTTCGCGGACCGACACGGAAAACACGGTCATTGCGCTGGAGCGCGTTTTCGAGGGGACTCGATTCCGCGGGGAGCGGAAGCTGGACCGGATGAGCGAACTGCTGGCAGGAACGGGACTGTTCGAGGCGCTGCTCCAGCCGATACCAGCGACGGCCTAG
- a CDS encoding 6-pyruvoyl trahydropterin synthase family protein — translation MHTSRKVTVERNRLRFAAAHMATFSGDCEPLHGHNYDVFIELEGPLTEDAWVWDFSAVKRAARELTELLDHKFLLQRASRHLEIREEPDAWEVSYRGRTYRFPASDVLPLPIPNSTAECIAEWFAARLLEALQLQGATHIRRLTVGIEEMPGQAGWYTLEL, via the coding sequence ATGCACACGTCACGCAAGGTCACGGTCGAACGGAACCGCCTGCGGTTCGCCGCAGCACACATGGCCACCTTCTCGGGCGATTGCGAGCCCCTCCACGGCCACAACTACGACGTCTTCATCGAACTTGAGGGCCCGCTGACCGAAGACGCCTGGGTCTGGGACTTCAGCGCCGTGAAGCGCGCCGCCCGAGAACTCACCGAACTCCTCGACCACAAATTCCTCCTCCAGCGCGCCAGCCGCCACCTCGAAATCCGCGAAGAGCCGGACGCGTGGGAAGTGAGCTACCGCGGCCGCACCTACCGCTTCCCCGCCAGCGACGTCCTCCCGCTTCCGATACCCAACTCCACCGCTGAGTGCATCGCCGAGTGGTTCGCCGCCCGTCTCCTCGAGGCGCTCCAGCTGCAGGGCGCGACGCACATCCGGCGCCTCACCGTCGGCATCGAAGAAATGCCGGGGCAGGCGGGCTGGTATACACTGGAACTGTGA